Proteins co-encoded in one Hymenobacter swuensis DY53 genomic window:
- a CDS encoding thioredoxin family protein, with translation MRTPLFAAAFALLLTGTAPVSFAQAPAPAHTATSATWNTTLDAALQQAKATGRPVLAVFSGSDWCKPCIMLKQEVFDKPEFEQYAQDKLVLARFDFPRSKKNKLPAEQTKLNEQTAAKLNKEGTFPLVVLLSPEGKVLAKTGYRAGGAMAYTNYLNTLLAQK, from the coding sequence ATGCGCACTCCCCTCTTTGCTGCCGCGTTTGCCCTGTTGCTGACCGGCACCGCCCCCGTTTCCTTCGCCCAGGCCCCTGCACCCGCACACACCGCCACGTCCGCTACCTGGAACACGACCCTCGATGCGGCTCTGCAGCAGGCCAAGGCCACCGGCCGGCCTGTGCTGGCCGTTTTCTCGGGCTCCGACTGGTGCAAGCCCTGCATCATGCTCAAGCAGGAAGTGTTCGACAAACCCGAGTTTGAGCAATACGCCCAGGATAAGCTGGTGCTGGCCCGCTTCGACTTCCCGCGCAGCAAGAAAAATAAGCTGCCGGCCGAACAAACCAAGCTCAACGAACAGACTGCCGCCAAGCTGAACAAGGAAGGCACCTTCCCACTGGTGGTGCTGTTGTCGCCCGAGGGCAAGGTGCTGGCCAAAACCGGCTACCGGGCCGGCGGGGCCATGGCTTACACCAACTACCTGAACACCCTGCTGGCGCAGAAATAA
- a CDS encoding M23 family metallopeptidase, with the protein MLHRLRALPAVLFVLFLTACSQSQTLQGIFQSRTPHEAYAHKLKEAGLAETALGRDWLRAADQALRDSLVVKLPFQESGFFPADRAVSTGLRYQVRQGEAIHISLTLAPGTRVPKVFVDAFELNPDRSAPRPLASADTADLSFRYVADADRQHLLRVQPELLRGGRYTLRILREPSLGFPVKGKSDVAVGSFWGVDRDGGARRHEGIDIFAQRGTPAVAAARGYITRVQETPRGGRVVWLADTDHGQHLYYAHLDKQLVQAGQQVKPGDTLGLVGNTGNAKTTPPHLHFGVYRNGAVDPFPFVRRPDAVLPAPKVLPARLGQWVRAREAKLNLRRTPATTAAVAAAATRATPLLVLGASAEWLRVQLPAGRTGFVPAKAVLTAAPLRRENLAAVAELRSFPLPDAPAIASLPAQTAVSVLGEFGGYRLVRQADGRTGWVAVRPV; encoded by the coding sequence ATGCTGCACCGACTCCGGGCCTTGCCCGCCGTTCTGTTTGTCCTATTTCTTACCGCCTGTAGCCAGAGCCAGACGCTGCAGGGCATCTTCCAAAGCCGCACCCCGCATGAAGCCTACGCCCACAAGCTAAAGGAGGCCGGCCTCGCCGAAACGGCCCTGGGCCGTGACTGGCTGCGGGCCGCCGACCAGGCCCTGCGCGATTCGCTGGTGGTGAAGCTGCCCTTCCAGGAGTCGGGCTTTTTTCCCGCCGACCGGGCCGTGTCCACTGGCCTGCGCTACCAGGTGCGGCAGGGCGAGGCCATCCACATCAGCCTCACGCTGGCACCCGGCACCCGCGTCCCCAAAGTATTCGTGGATGCCTTCGAGTTGAACCCTGACCGCTCGGCCCCGCGCCCTCTGGCCTCCGCCGATACCGCCGACCTGAGCTTCCGCTACGTGGCCGACGCCGACCGCCAGCACCTGCTGCGGGTGCAGCCGGAGCTGCTGCGTGGCGGCCGCTACACCCTGCGCATCCTGCGAGAGCCGAGCCTGGGCTTTCCGGTAAAGGGCAAATCGGACGTGGCAGTGGGCTCGTTCTGGGGCGTGGACCGGGACGGCGGAGCCCGCCGCCACGAGGGCATCGACATCTTCGCCCAGCGTGGCACGCCAGCCGTGGCCGCCGCCCGCGGCTACATTACGCGGGTGCAGGAAACCCCACGCGGGGGCCGGGTGGTATGGCTGGCCGATACCGACCACGGCCAGCACCTCTACTACGCCCACCTCGATAAGCAGCTGGTGCAAGCCGGTCAGCAGGTGAAACCCGGCGATACGCTGGGTCTGGTAGGCAACACCGGCAACGCCAAAACCACCCCGCCCCACCTGCACTTTGGCGTGTACCGTAACGGGGCCGTCGACCCATTCCCCTTCGTGCGGCGTCCGGATGCGGTGCTGCCGGCCCCGAAAGTGCTACCGGCCCGCCTGGGCCAGTGGGTGCGGGCCCGGGAGGCCAAACTGAACCTACGCCGCACCCCGGCTACCACGGCCGCCGTGGCCGCCGCTGCTACCCGCGCCACCCCGCTGCTGGTACTGGGGGCCTCCGCCGAGTGGCTGCGGGTGCAGCTGCCGGCCGGCCGCACTGGCTTCGTGCCCGCCAAAGCCGTGCTAACGGCCGCGCCGTTGCGCCGCGAAAACCTGGCGGCCGTGGCCGAGCTACGCTCCTTCCCGCTACCCGACGCCCCCGCCATTGCTTCCCTCCCGGCCCAGACGGCCGTTTCGGTGCTGGGCGAGTTTGGAGGCTACCGGTTGGTGCGCCAGGCCGATGGCCGCACCGGCTGGGTAGCGGTACGACCAGTATAG
- a CDS encoding OmpA family protein, translated as MFKSDSTKVDPKGQEALRKLATALKENRDVNMLAEGYTNNVPIAKGTAGIRDKWDLNVLRATEINRLLPQSGLPTTQVTHS; from the coding sequence CTGTTCAAATCGGACTCTACCAAAGTAGATCCGAAAGGCCAGGAAGCCCTGCGCAAACTGGCCACAGCCCTGAAGGAAAACCGGGATGTGAACATGCTGGCAGAAGGCTACACCAACAATGTACCTATTGCTAAAGGAACGGCCGGCATACGCGACAAGTGGGATTTGAACGTATTGCGAGCCACGGAAATCAACCGGCTTCTCCCACAGTCCGGGTTACCGACAACGCAGGTAACACATTCATAG
- a CDS encoding hydroxymethylglutaryl-CoA lyase — MLHLTECPRDAMQGWPTFIPTADKISYLNALLRVGFDTLDFGSFVSPKAIPQLADTTEVLAGLDVSQSKTQLLAIVANLRGAETAAQHPQIRFIGFPLSVSETFQQRNTNKSIVQALDDVARMQELCARTGQEQVVYLSMGFGNPYGDAWGPAVLGEFTQKLDVLGVGIVALSDTIGASTPATIAPAFRELTAAYPHIRFGAHLHTTPTTWREKIQAAYDAGCHHFDGALGGYGGCPMAADELTGNMPTERLLDFAAEVGAAPELNREALKEAMAWNQRIFAGH; from the coding sequence ATGCTCCACCTCACCGAATGCCCGCGCGACGCCATGCAGGGCTGGCCTACGTTCATCCCTACCGCCGATAAAATCAGCTACCTCAACGCTTTGCTGCGGGTGGGGTTTGATACGCTTGATTTCGGCTCCTTCGTGTCGCCGAAGGCCATTCCGCAGCTGGCCGACACGACCGAGGTGCTGGCGGGCCTCGACGTAAGCCAGTCAAAAACGCAGCTGCTGGCCATCGTGGCCAACCTGCGCGGGGCCGAAACTGCCGCTCAGCACCCGCAGATCCGGTTTATCGGCTTCCCGCTGTCGGTGTCCGAAACCTTTCAGCAGCGCAACACCAACAAGAGCATTGTCCAGGCCCTCGACGACGTGGCCCGCATGCAGGAGCTGTGTGCCCGCACTGGGCAGGAGCAGGTAGTGTACCTGAGTATGGGCTTCGGCAACCCCTACGGCGACGCCTGGGGCCCCGCCGTGCTGGGCGAGTTCACTCAGAAGCTCGATGTGCTGGGCGTGGGCATCGTGGCGCTGTCGGATACCATCGGGGCCAGCACGCCGGCCACCATTGCCCCCGCCTTCCGGGAGCTGACGGCCGCCTACCCGCACATCCGCTTTGGGGCGCACCTGCACACCACGCCCACCACCTGGCGCGAGAAGATACAGGCCGCCTACGATGCCGGCTGCCACCACTTCGATGGCGCGCTGGGCGGCTACGGCGGCTGCCCCATGGCGGCCGATGAGCTAACTGGTAACATGCCCACCGAACGGCTCCTGGACTTCGCCGCCGAAGTTGGTGCCGCACCGGAGCTGAATCGGGAGGCGTTGAAGGAGGCAATGGCTTGGAATCAGCGCATATTTGCGGGGCATTGA
- a CDS encoding FAD:protein FMN transferase, whose protein sequence is MLLHFLRFFWLLSLLPLAAAAAPGHPRNFTKEARLMGSHFTYTVVADNDTLGWNALNAAIAETRRIDRLMSFWDSTSQITQINRAAGLRPVVVDQEVFDLIQRTLRISELSGGAFDVTFASADKIYTFDRQEHPLPPPEVMKAAVARINYRNVVLDAARRTVLLKDKGMRMNLAGVLQGYGIRRARQVLDRLSIKGGLLNGSGDILCWGRQADGSLWRVAIGAPDHPGSISSWVQVTDVAVVTAGNYEQYFTSAGKVYGHILNPATGMPATGLRSVTIICPDVELADCLDEVVFVKGSVDGLAFINTLKGVDCTLITDDNRTLVSKNMQVRYLRNNAPVPTLLAPRP, encoded by the coding sequence ATGCTTTTGCATTTTCTTCGGTTTTTCTGGCTGCTGAGCCTGCTGCCGCTGGCTGCCGCTGCGGCCCCTGGTCACCCGCGCAACTTCACCAAAGAAGCCCGCCTGATGGGCTCTCACTTCACCTACACGGTGGTAGCCGACAATGACACCCTGGGCTGGAACGCCCTCAACGCCGCCATTGCCGAAACCCGCCGCATCGACCGGCTGATGTCGTTCTGGGATTCCACTTCCCAGATTACCCAGATCAACCGCGCCGCCGGGCTGCGGCCGGTGGTAGTGGATCAGGAGGTGTTCGACCTGATTCAGCGCACCCTGCGTATCTCGGAGTTGAGCGGCGGAGCGTTTGACGTCACGTTTGCCTCGGCCGATAAGATCTATACGTTCGACCGCCAAGAACACCCGCTCCCCCCGCCCGAGGTGATGAAGGCCGCCGTGGCCCGCATCAACTACCGCAATGTGGTGCTGGATGCCGCCCGCCGGACCGTGCTACTCAAAGACAAGGGCATGCGCATGAATCTGGCGGGAGTACTGCAGGGCTACGGCATCCGGCGAGCCCGGCAGGTGCTGGACAGGCTCAGTATCAAAGGCGGCCTGCTCAATGGCTCAGGCGACATCCTGTGCTGGGGCCGGCAGGCCGACGGCTCGCTGTGGCGCGTGGCCATCGGCGCCCCGGACCACCCGGGCAGCATCTCCTCCTGGGTGCAGGTAACCGACGTGGCCGTGGTGACGGCCGGCAATTACGAGCAGTATTTTACTTCCGCAGGCAAGGTGTACGGGCATATTCTCAACCCCGCCACCGGTATGCCCGCCACCGGCCTGCGCTCAGTCACCATCATCTGCCCCGATGTGGAATTGGCCGACTGTCTGGATGAGGTCGTCTTCGTCAAAGGGTCCGTCGACGGTTTAGCTTTCATCAACACGCTGAAAGGGGTAGATTGTACGCTTATCACCGACGACAACCGCACGCTGGTATCCAAAAACATGCAGGTGCGCTACCTGCGCAACAATGCGCCGGTGCCCACTCTGCTTGCCCCGCGGCCCTAG
- a CDS encoding DUF3570 domain-containing protein, whose translation MNFSSIFRGGRVAAGLLLLPGLALAQGGLTPNRLDGSGVPATPATTNLSTASPGETEVNILGSYYQQDGSHGAVQGGQGTEQLTDVTPTIILNIPLDTVSRLTANIGADFYASASTDRIDGVEGYYLSTPSAHDVRYHVDLGYSRENKAKHRIIGVGGGVSKEYDYFSVNVAASWAKSSQDGNRELSVAGQAFFDQAKLIYPTELRTGQMLVPTNKRQSYNLNLVYSQVISQRLQLAVSTELVYQNGLLSTPFHRVYFQGSTAPKVEQLPQRRFKYPVGLRVSYYASDLVQLRGFYRFYNDNFGITAHTLELEAPLKVTPFFVVYPFYRYHTQTAAKYFAAYAQHSLTDEFYTSDYDLSKFSANKYGLGLRYSPVYGISRFKTPFSNGAGGRKVAKFKSLDVRYAYYQRNIDFQASVVSFDLAFTMP comes from the coding sequence ATGAACTTCTCTTCTATTTTCCGCGGTGGCCGGGTGGCAGCGGGGTTACTGCTGCTGCCGGGGCTGGCCCTGGCGCAGGGTGGCCTCACGCCCAACCGCCTTGATGGCTCCGGCGTGCCCGCTACGCCTGCTACTACCAACCTCAGCACGGCCTCGCCCGGCGAGACGGAGGTGAACATCCTCGGCAGCTACTACCAGCAGGACGGCTCCCACGGGGCCGTGCAAGGCGGGCAGGGCACCGAGCAGCTCACCGACGTGACGCCCACCATCATTCTCAACATCCCGCTCGATACCGTCAGCCGCCTGACGGCCAACATCGGAGCCGACTTCTACGCCTCGGCTTCCACTGACCGCATTGACGGCGTGGAAGGCTACTACCTTTCCACCCCTTCCGCCCACGATGTGCGCTACCATGTAGACCTGGGCTATTCCCGCGAAAACAAGGCCAAGCACCGCATCATCGGGGTGGGCGGCGGCGTATCGAAGGAGTACGACTACTTCTCGGTGAACGTGGCTGCCTCATGGGCAAAAAGCTCCCAGGATGGCAACCGGGAGCTGAGCGTAGCCGGGCAGGCCTTTTTCGACCAAGCCAAGCTAATTTACCCCACCGAGCTGCGCACCGGTCAGATGCTGGTGCCCACCAATAAGCGCCAGAGCTACAACCTGAACCTGGTGTACTCGCAGGTCATCAGCCAGCGGCTGCAGCTGGCCGTGAGCACCGAACTGGTGTACCAGAACGGGCTGCTGAGCACGCCATTCCACCGGGTATACTTTCAGGGCTCCACCGCGCCCAAAGTGGAGCAGCTGCCCCAGCGCCGCTTCAAGTATCCGGTGGGCCTACGCGTAAGCTACTACGCCTCCGACCTAGTGCAGCTGCGCGGTTTCTACCGCTTCTACAACGATAACTTCGGTATTACGGCCCATACCCTGGAGTTGGAAGCACCCCTGAAGGTGACGCCCTTTTTCGTGGTGTATCCCTTCTACCGCTACCACACCCAGACGGCCGCCAAGTACTTTGCCGCCTACGCCCAGCACAGCCTCACCGACGAGTTCTACACCTCTGACTACGACCTGTCGAAGTTCTCGGCCAACAAGTACGGGCTGGGGCTGCGCTACTCGCCGGTGTACGGCATTTCGCGCTTCAAGACGCCGTTCAGCAACGGGGCAGGCGGCCGCAAGGTGGCCAAGTTTAAGTCGCTGGATGTGCGCTATGCCTACTACCAGCGCAACATCGACTTCCAGGCCAGCGTGGTAAGCTTCGATCTGGCTTTCACCATGCCGTAG
- a CDS encoding 2'-5' RNA ligase family protein: MYQYLLALLLPEPLHSEVWSLKQEVHQRTGSRNAVRLPPHITLMPPLRQPTNFATEALPVLTRFATQHAACPLQLDDFAWFQDRTLYVRVTQDNGLQQLHAALYAQLRQQLPAVPPPTRPFVPHVTLATRDLPPELVPGLQQEFAYRTYQTAGWLRELAFFHHDGQQWQEMERFLLQLPPNAENPGYPVKR; the protein is encoded by the coding sequence ATGTACCAATATCTGCTGGCCCTGCTGCTGCCCGAGCCCTTGCACAGTGAGGTGTGGAGTCTCAAGCAGGAAGTGCACCAGCGCACAGGGAGTCGCAACGCGGTGCGCCTGCCGCCGCACATTACCCTGATGCCGCCCCTGCGCCAACCTACAAATTTTGCCACGGAAGCTCTGCCAGTGCTAACCCGGTTTGCTACGCAGCACGCTGCCTGTCCGCTTCAACTGGACGATTTTGCCTGGTTTCAGGACCGGACCCTGTACGTGCGGGTAACGCAGGATAACGGGCTGCAACAACTGCACGCGGCCCTCTATGCTCAGCTACGGCAGCAACTGCCGGCCGTGCCGCCGCCCACGCGCCCGTTCGTGCCCCATGTCACGCTGGCCACCCGTGACCTGCCGCCGGAGCTGGTTCCTGGTCTGCAGCAGGAATTTGCGTACCGCACGTACCAGACGGCCGGCTGGCTGCGGGAACTGGCCTTCTTCCACCACGATGGGCAGCAGTGGCAGGAAATGGAGCGGTTCCTCCTGCAGTTGCCACCAAACGCAGAAAACCCCGGCTACCCTGTAAAAAGGTAG
- a CDS encoding DUF4266 domain-containing protein codes for MLAAAASLSGCVSVAAYQKVYLNDEDMKLANKRVEVYESNFESYREGAGGANGGKVGGGCGCN; via the coding sequence CTGCTGGCTGCTGCGGCCAGCCTCTCGGGCTGCGTCTCGGTGGCCGCTTACCAGAAAGTCTATCTCAACGACGAGGATATGAAGCTCGCCAACAAGCGGGTAGAAGTGTATGAATCCAACTTCGAAAGCTACCGCGAGGGTGCCGGCGGTGCCAACGGCGGCAAAGTCGGCGGCGGCTGCGGCTGTAATTAG
- a CDS encoding M28 family peptidase: MRTPFFRRTLGLAAVLLTTAPLAATAQTTTTDSVAIRKIYDEALAHGQSYENLRYLTGQIGGRLSGSPQAEQAVQWGKVTMEKMGLDRVYLQEVMVPHWERGAKEKAQVKGSKGKGLLLNVCALGGSVGTNGKLKAQVIEVQSLKELAALPADKVKGKFVFFNRPMNPLYVETGRAYGEAGDQRRSGAAEAAKRGAIGALVRSLSLAHDDFPHTGMMRYDENGSKVPAAALSTNGADELSQLLKADPDLTVELEMSCRQLPETKSYNVIGEIKGSKYPAEIISIGGHLDSWDLGQGAHDDGTGCTQSMEVLRLLKATGLRPERTVRAVLFMNEENGVRGGNKYAEQAKSLGEQHLAAMESDGGGFTPRGFNIEADPATVRKIQTWQPLLRPYGSAEFQPGHSGTDIEPLKSQVKALIGFDCDSQRYFDIHHTAADTFDKVNRRELELGGASMAALVYLISKYGL, encoded by the coding sequence ATGCGTACACCTTTCTTCCGCCGGACCCTGGGATTGGCCGCTGTGCTGCTAACCACCGCGCCGCTGGCCGCCACCGCTCAAACTACCACTACCGACTCGGTGGCCATCCGCAAAATCTACGATGAGGCTTTGGCCCATGGGCAGAGCTACGAAAACCTGCGCTACCTCACCGGCCAGATTGGCGGCCGGCTCAGCGGCTCACCCCAGGCCGAGCAGGCTGTGCAGTGGGGCAAGGTGACGATGGAAAAAATGGGCCTCGACCGGGTATATCTGCAGGAGGTGATGGTGCCGCACTGGGAGCGGGGCGCGAAGGAAAAAGCCCAGGTGAAAGGCTCCAAAGGCAAGGGCCTACTGCTGAATGTGTGCGCCTTGGGCGGCTCGGTAGGTACCAACGGCAAGCTGAAAGCCCAGGTAATTGAGGTGCAAAGCCTGAAAGAACTGGCCGCTTTGCCCGCCGACAAGGTGAAGGGCAAATTCGTGTTCTTCAACCGTCCTATGAACCCGCTGTACGTAGAAACCGGCCGGGCCTACGGCGAAGCCGGCGACCAGCGCCGCAGCGGTGCCGCCGAGGCCGCCAAGCGTGGTGCCATCGGGGCACTAGTGCGTAGCCTGTCACTGGCCCACGACGATTTCCCGCATACCGGCATGATGCGCTACGACGAGAACGGGAGCAAAGTGCCCGCCGCCGCCCTTAGCACCAACGGGGCCGATGAGCTTAGCCAGCTACTGAAAGCTGACCCCGACCTGACCGTGGAGCTGGAAATGAGTTGCCGCCAGCTACCCGAAACTAAGAGTTACAACGTCATTGGCGAAATCAAGGGCTCCAAATACCCGGCGGAAATCATTAGCATTGGCGGCCACCTCGATTCCTGGGACCTGGGCCAGGGTGCCCACGACGATGGTACCGGCTGCACCCAGAGTATGGAGGTGCTGCGCCTGCTGAAGGCCACCGGCCTGCGGCCCGAGCGCACCGTGCGGGCCGTGCTGTTCATGAACGAGGAAAACGGCGTACGCGGCGGCAACAAGTACGCTGAGCAGGCCAAGTCCCTCGGTGAACAGCACTTGGCCGCCATGGAGTCGGACGGAGGCGGCTTTACGCCCCGGGGCTTCAATATTGAGGCCGACCCCGCTACCGTGCGCAAAATCCAGACCTGGCAGCCGCTGCTACGCCCCTACGGCAGCGCCGAGTTTCAGCCCGGTCACTCCGGCACCGACATAGAGCCCCTGAAAAGCCAGGTCAAAGCCCTTATCGGTTTCGACTGCGACTCGCAGCGCTACTTCGACATCCACCACACCGCCGCTGACACGTTCGATAAAGTCAACCGCCGCGAACTGGAACTGGGCGGCGCCAGCATGGCCGCTTTGGTGTACCTTATCAGCAAATACGGCCTGTAA
- a CDS encoding S8 family serine peptidase: protein MRFSLILGLLLELTVLRTHARQMPPPTARYWVSFRDKAGQTLQPTAYFHPAAQARRQRQYLPAADSTDFPVRPDYVARVQAAADTVTLVSRWFNAVACRATPAQAARLRRLPGVRSVEEWPINELLPTSRPVALSRPLTAADRSLARRQTASLGGVDFRRARLNGYGLRIAIFDVGFNGADRHAAFAHLRRRQAIVATYDFLRRTPDVYQGGNHGTEVFSCIAGQLPDSTFLGLAPGAEFLLARTEQMYRERYAEEEAWLAAAEWADRNGADIINSSLGYTDRRYFPEQMNGRISLVARAAELAVRKGILVVNAAGNDGDDPKWRTVGTPADGDSVLAVGGLDPDTYLHIDFSSYGPAPGKRLKPNVAAFGVAITAVPGGYSRTEGTSFASPLVAGFAACAWQQQRNLSVMELFGRLQQAGRLYPYFDYAHGYGLLQASRFTAPATLPAPTFDFVRQDSAVRVVIRPEAAFVPARTLPLFADSVQATTPAEAAPVAAVGQEQARPAASPQPDELVSPTPPDYLYWQLLDAAGRPVRYEVLEVAQRVVLRLPLARLAAGTTLRVHYKGYTATYPGQ, encoded by the coding sequence TTGCGTTTTTCTCTCATTTTAGGGCTGCTGCTGGAATTGACCGTGCTTCGGACGCACGCGCGGCAGATGCCTCCGCCTACGGCGCGGTACTGGGTCAGCTTTCGGGATAAAGCCGGCCAGACGCTGCAGCCGACGGCCTATTTCCACCCGGCGGCCCAGGCCCGGCGGCAGCGGCAGTACCTGCCCGCTGCCGATAGCACCGATTTCCCCGTCCGCCCCGATTACGTGGCCCGGGTGCAAGCCGCTGCTGATACCGTGACGCTGGTAAGCCGCTGGTTTAACGCCGTGGCCTGCCGGGCTACTCCGGCCCAGGCTGCCCGCTTACGTCGGCTGCCCGGCGTACGCAGCGTGGAAGAGTGGCCCATAAATGAACTGCTGCCCACCAGCCGTCCCGTGGCTTTGTCCCGGCCCCTCACCGCCGCCGACCGTTCTCTGGCGCGCCGTCAAACGGCTTCCCTGGGCGGGGTCGATTTTCGGCGGGCCCGGCTGAATGGATACGGTCTGCGCATTGCCATTTTCGACGTGGGTTTCAATGGCGCAGACCGGCACGCGGCTTTTGCTCATTTGCGGCGGCGGCAGGCCATTGTGGCCACCTATGATTTCCTGCGGCGTACACCCGACGTGTACCAAGGCGGCAACCACGGCACGGAGGTATTCTCCTGCATTGCCGGTCAGCTACCCGACAGCACGTTTCTGGGTCTGGCTCCCGGGGCTGAATTTCTGCTGGCTCGCACCGAGCAGATGTACCGCGAGCGGTACGCAGAGGAGGAAGCCTGGCTGGCCGCCGCCGAGTGGGCTGACCGCAACGGGGCCGACATCATCAACTCCTCCCTGGGCTACACCGACCGGCGCTACTTCCCCGAGCAGATGAACGGCCGCATTAGCCTGGTGGCCCGCGCCGCCGAGCTGGCCGTGCGCAAAGGTATCTTGGTGGTAAACGCCGCCGGCAACGACGGCGACGACCCCAAATGGCGTACCGTGGGCACTCCCGCCGATGGCGACTCGGTTCTGGCCGTGGGTGGCCTCGACCCCGATACCTACCTCCATATTGATTTCAGCAGCTATGGGCCAGCCCCCGGCAAGCGGCTGAAACCCAACGTGGCAGCTTTTGGCGTGGCCATAACGGCCGTGCCCGGGGGGTATTCTCGTACCGAAGGCACCTCGTTCGCCAGTCCGTTGGTGGCCGGCTTTGCCGCCTGCGCCTGGCAGCAGCAGCGTAACTTGTCAGTGATGGAGCTGTTTGGGCGGCTGCAGCAGGCCGGGCGGCTTTACCCGTACTTCGATTATGCGCACGGCTACGGGCTGCTGCAGGCTAGTCGGTTCACCGCTCCGGCAACGCTGCCCGCGCCCACGTTCGATTTCGTGCGGCAGGACTCGGCAGTACGCGTGGTCATTCGGCCCGAAGCGGCTTTCGTGCCCGCCCGCACCCTGCCGCTGTTTGCCGATTCAGTACAGGCTACCACGCCCGCCGAGGCCGCCCCCGTGGCCGCCGTGGGGCAGGAACAGGCCCGCCCGGCCGCGTCACCCCAGCCCGATGAGCTGGTGTCGCCGACTCCTCCCGATTACCTGTATTGGCAACTGCTGGACGCCGCTGGCCGGCCGGTACGCTACGAGGTGCTGGAAGTAGCGCAGCGGGTTGTATTGCGGCTGCCGCTGGCACGCCTCGCGGCTGGCACCACTCTGCGCGTGCATTATAAAGGGTACACGGCAACTTATCCGGGGCAATGA
- a CDS encoding SixA phosphatase family protein, with protein MRFSSRFSSRVWLLGLLVLLLGSNCGRQVWQNHYAKEFDTHVYIVRHGEKELTPGLADPPLTAAGQQRALALRDSLQGNVMVAGVFSTATARTKGTAQPLADKLRLPVQPYDARQLAALVTRIRREFRGRSVLVVGHSNTILETVEAFGAVRPVPTIGDNEYDYLLEVRIPRDSTQQPTATARRYGAVSH; from the coding sequence ATGCGTTTCTCTTCCCGTTTTTCGTCCCGGGTGTGGTTGCTGGGGCTGCTGGTACTGCTGCTGGGCAGCAACTGTGGCCGCCAGGTGTGGCAAAACCACTACGCCAAAGAGTTTGATACCCACGTGTACATCGTGCGCCACGGCGAGAAGGAGCTGACGCCCGGCCTGGCCGACCCACCGCTGACTGCTGCCGGGCAACAGCGTGCCCTGGCCCTACGCGACTCGCTGCAAGGTAACGTGATGGTGGCGGGCGTGTTCAGCACTGCTACCGCCCGCACCAAAGGCACCGCCCAGCCTCTGGCTGATAAGCTCCGACTACCCGTGCAACCCTATGACGCCCGGCAGCTGGCCGCCTTGGTTACCCGCATCCGCCGCGAGTTCCGGGGCCGCAGCGTACTGGTGGTAGGACACTCCAATACCATCCTCGAAACGGTGGAAGCCTTCGGGGCCGTCCGGCCCGTGCCCACTATCGGCGATAATGAGTACGATTATCTGCTGGAAGTGCGCATTCCCCGCGACTCCACCCAACAGCCCACTGCCACTGCCCGTCGCTACGGGGCCGTCAGCCACTAA
- a CDS encoding (Fe-S)-binding protein — protein MPAPQVDLFIPCFVDQLFPHTALNMVKVLEAVGCQVHYNANQTCCGQPAYNAGYKEQSCEVARKFLADFPTEQEHYIVSPSASCIGMVRNTYADLFEGTPDSGRYHGVQRRAYELTEFLVDVLGVKSIPQARLSGKYTYHDSCSALRECGIREAPRQLLDAVPGLERLEMTETETCCGFGGTFAVKFEAISVAMAEQKVEHALATGADYLISTDTSCLMHLDAYIRREKKPLKTLHVADVLASGW, from the coding sequence ATGCCAGCCCCTCAAGTCGACCTGTTTATTCCCTGCTTTGTTGACCAGCTTTTCCCCCACACGGCCCTGAACATGGTTAAGGTGCTGGAGGCGGTGGGCTGCCAGGTGCATTACAACGCCAACCAGACGTGCTGCGGCCAGCCCGCATACAACGCCGGCTATAAGGAGCAGAGCTGTGAGGTGGCCCGCAAGTTCCTGGCCGATTTCCCCACCGAGCAGGAGCACTACATCGTGAGCCCCTCGGCTTCCTGCATTGGAATGGTGCGCAACACCTACGCCGACTTGTTCGAGGGTACGCCCGACTCGGGCCGCTACCACGGGGTGCAGCGCCGGGCATATGAGCTGACGGAGTTTCTGGTGGATGTACTGGGCGTGAAGTCGATTCCGCAAGCCCGTCTCAGCGGCAAATACACTTACCATGACTCCTGCTCAGCTTTGCGCGAATGTGGCATTCGGGAGGCCCCACGCCAGCTGCTGGATGCCGTGCCGGGCCTGGAACGGCTGGAAATGACCGAAACTGAAACCTGCTGCGGCTTCGGCGGTACCTTCGCCGTGAAGTTCGAGGCCATTTCCGTCGCCATGGCCGAGCAGAAGGTGGAACATGCCCTGGCCACCGGTGCCGACTACCTCATCAGCACCGACACGAGCTGCCTCATGCACCTCGACGCCTACATCCGCCGCGAGAAAAAGCCCCTCAAAACCCTGCATGTGGCCGATGTGCTGGCCAGTGGCTGGTAA